In a genomic window of Polycladomyces abyssicola:
- the fabZ gene encoding 3-hydroxyacyl-ACP dehydratase FabZ translates to MEMDAIAIQQVIPHRYPFLLVDRIVEVEEGKRAVGIKNVTINEPFFQGHFPDYPVMPGVLIVEALAQVGAVAVLGLEENRGKLAFFTGIDKFRFREQVKPGDVLELEVEMVKLRGSLGKGQGTARVNGKVVAEGELMFAITDPR, encoded by the coding sequence ATGGAAATGGACGCCATAGCGATCCAGCAAGTCATCCCGCATCGATATCCGTTCTTGTTGGTGGATCGGATCGTGGAGGTCGAAGAGGGAAAACGTGCCGTCGGAATCAAAAACGTCACCATCAATGAACCGTTTTTTCAAGGGCATTTTCCCGATTATCCGGTCATGCCCGGTGTATTGATTGTGGAGGCGTTGGCACAAGTGGGTGCGGTCGCCGTACTCGGCTTGGAGGAGAATCGGGGTAAGTTGGCATTTTTCACTGGAATCGACAAATTCCGGTTCAGAGAGCAAGTGAAACCGGGTGACGTGTTGGAGTTGGAAGTGGAGATGGTGAAACTGCGCGGCTCGCTCGGCAAAGGGCAGGGAACCGCAAGAGTGAATGGGAAAGTGGTGGCTGAGGGAGAATTGATGTTTGCCATCACTGATCCC
- a CDS encoding NAD-dependent malic enzyme: MVETPSKPGNLGRVATAIGSVGGDIGDIVTVQIGPFTTMRDITVHCENEEQLHAVIDAIQSLGGGIRVRTVSDDVLRAHEGGKIHMKSKMDIRSLADLRQVYTPGVANVCRVIQEDPEKARIYTSIGNTVAIVTDGTAILGLGDIGPVAGMPVMEGKAALFDRFAGISGVPILLNTKDPDEIVRTVKTISPGFGGILLEDIGSPHCFEVEDRLKEELDIPVMHDDQHGTAVVTLAAVISACRCAGVDLKEAVVGQVGLGAAGLAICRMFLAYGVQRVHGVDLNEDAKKRLAAYGGEPLNSLEELMQTCDIVISTTGVPGLIKPEMIREGQVILALSNPKPEIEPEDALKAGAGFAADGRSVNNVLGFPGIFRGVLNAGAKRITHEMLVVAAEAIADCTRDGELVPHPLNPKVHREVARAVEEVAGRGL; the protein is encoded by the coding sequence ATGGTGGAAACGCCTTCAAAACCCGGAAACTTGGGGCGAGTAGCAACCGCTATCGGTTCGGTGGGCGGTGATATCGGAGACATCGTCACGGTGCAGATCGGACCGTTCACCACCATGCGTGACATTACCGTGCATTGTGAGAACGAGGAGCAATTGCATGCCGTCATCGACGCGATCCAAAGCCTGGGTGGCGGAATCCGGGTCCGCACCGTATCCGACGACGTGCTACGTGCGCACGAAGGCGGAAAAATCCATATGAAAAGTAAAATGGACATCCGCTCGCTGGCCGACTTGCGGCAGGTCTATACGCCGGGCGTGGCCAACGTGTGCCGGGTGATCCAGGAAGATCCGGAAAAAGCGCGCATCTACACCAGTATCGGCAACACGGTTGCCATCGTGACGGACGGTACCGCTATTTTGGGGCTCGGTGACATCGGTCCCGTGGCCGGGATGCCGGTTATGGAAGGGAAAGCGGCGTTGTTTGACCGGTTTGCAGGGATCAGCGGCGTACCGATTCTGTTGAACACCAAAGATCCGGATGAAATCGTACGGACGGTCAAAACGATCTCTCCCGGATTCGGCGGTATTTTGCTGGAAGATATCGGTTCGCCGCATTGTTTTGAAGTGGAAGACCGGCTGAAGGAAGAGTTGGATATTCCCGTCATGCACGATGACCAGCACGGTACCGCGGTTGTCACATTGGCGGCTGTCATCTCCGCTTGCCGTTGTGCCGGAGTGGATTTAAAGGAAGCAGTGGTTGGACAAGTTGGTCTGGGAGCGGCGGGTCTCGCGATTTGCCGGATGTTCCTCGCCTACGGTGTCCAACGCGTACACGGTGTCGATTTGAACGAAGATGCCAAGAAGCGACTCGCGGCATACGGTGGGGAACCGCTGAACAGCTTGGAAGAACTGATGCAAACGTGCGACATTGTCATCTCCACCACCGGTGTACCTGGGTTGATCAAACCGGAAATGATCCGGGAAGGACAAGTCATCCTTGCGCTGTCCAACCCGAAACCGGAGATTGAGCCGGAAGATGCGCTTAAAGCTGGGGCCGGTTTTGCTGCTGACGGACGTTCGGTCAACAACGTGTTGGGCTTCCCCGGCATTTTCCGTGGTGTACTGAATGCGGGAGCCAAACGCATCACTCACGAGATGCTGGTAGTGGCAGCCGAAGCCATCGCCGACTGCACTCGGGATGGAGAACTGGTTCCGCACCCCCTCAACCCCAAAGTGCATCGGGAAGTAGCCAGGGCAGTGGAAGAAGTGGCTGGTCGTGGCTTGTGA
- the pgsA gene encoding CDP-diacylglycerol--glycerol-3-phosphate 3-phosphatidyltransferase, whose product MNVPNLLTLFRFVLIPLYLFLFFSDLPNRMYWAFGVILLAGLTDVVDGYLARKHRQVTQLGIMLDPLADKLMMLSVFLSLLISERISIWAGVAIVLRDVGMIVGSAFFHLRGKRTVPANALGKLTTFLFYVALFLLMFELPFAQSFLWGVIALSFVTTLIYLFQFKMINQRLM is encoded by the coding sequence GTGAACGTGCCCAACCTGTTGACACTCTTTCGATTCGTGTTGATTCCGCTGTACTTATTCCTCTTTTTTTCCGATCTTCCGAATCGGATGTATTGGGCTTTCGGGGTCATCCTTTTGGCGGGATTGACGGACGTGGTGGACGGTTATTTGGCTAGAAAACACCGGCAAGTGACCCAATTGGGTATCATGCTGGACCCGTTGGCGGATAAACTGATGATGCTGTCCGTGTTTTTGTCGTTGTTGATATCGGAGCGCATCAGCATTTGGGCAGGTGTGGCGATCGTCCTTCGCGACGTGGGGATGATCGTCGGTTCCGCTTTCTTCCATCTTCGCGGGAAACGAACCGTACCGGCCAATGCATTAGGGAAACTGACCACGTTTTTGTTTTATGTCGCGTTGTTTTTGTTGATGTTCGAGCTGCCGTTTGCGCAGTCCTTCTTGTGGGGCGTGATCGCGCTTTCGTTTGTAACCACGCTCATCTATTTATTCCAATTCAAGATGATCAACCAACGTCTGATGTAG
- a CDS encoding DNA-directed RNA polymerase subunit beta yields the protein MQEDKKKPDTSHSTSHLVISESEQSNVEKADSAQPTLSGKPELGNWKWSEDTPTEKEINPASPSSDLVETEPESNGEAESVSPVVSPVEPTEDQEPEKEEPSAEEGKATPSDSEEGDTSPDSLSQQQVDPKVIEEASQVDEQDDQADEWEEDDEPVRRPIGKLKWSQDDEAPLDTTAPIAVAAEAVQDAPSSTPEPSQSTADKVEDEPKDISQKSGSGAKWVKQTLLFLPLVWVIVLAVGLMIGYGVMGDQPPGEVFNPDLWKHLYDLIYG from the coding sequence ATGCAAGAGGATAAAAAAAAGCCCGATACCAGCCATTCGACGTCTCATCTGGTTATTTCCGAATCTGAACAATCGAACGTGGAGAAAGCTGATTCCGCCCAACCTACCTTATCCGGAAAGCCGGAACTTGGAAACTGGAAATGGAGCGAGGATACCCCCACTGAAAAAGAAATCAATCCTGCCTCCCCATCCTCTGACCTGGTAGAAACCGAACCGGAATCGAATGGTGAAGCGGAATCCGTTTCGCCGGTTGTTTCACCAGTGGAACCGACGGAAGATCAGGAACCGGAAAAAGAGGAACCGTCCGCCGAAGAAGGGAAAGCGACACCATCCGACAGTGAGGAAGGCGATACAAGCCCGGATTCTCTCAGCCAGCAACAGGTAGATCCGAAGGTGATCGAAGAAGCTTCGCAGGTCGATGAACAGGATGATCAGGCGGACGAATGGGAAGAGGATGACGAGCCCGTTCGAAGACCGATCGGCAAGCTGAAATGGAGCCAAGACGATGAAGCGCCCCTTGATACAACCGCCCCGATCGCGGTTGCGGCGGAAGCGGTGCAAGATGCACCCTCATCGACCCCGGAGCCGTCTCAATCAACGGCGGACAAGGTTGAGGATGAGCCGAAGGACATTTCACAGAAAAGCGGGTCAGGAGCCAAGTGGGTAAAGCAAACCTTGTTATTCCTTCCGTTGGTGTGGGTCATCGTATTGGCAGTCGGTTTAATGATCGGTTATGGTGTGATGGGGGATCAACCTCCAGGTGAGGTATTCAACCCGGATTTGTGGAAGCATCTGTATGATTTGATCTACGGGTGA
- the spoIIID gene encoding sporulation transcriptional regulator SpoIIID has product MHDYIKERTIKIGRYFVETRNTVRMIAKEFGVSKSTVHKDLTERLPEINPELASQVKEILEYHKSIRHLRGGEATKIKYKRKHKQKENVRGKNITKVSITT; this is encoded by the coding sequence GTGCACGATTACATCAAGGAGCGCACTATCAAGATTGGCCGATACTTTGTGGAAACTAGAAATACCGTTCGCATGATAGCAAAGGAATTCGGTGTTTCCAAAAGCACGGTACACAAAGATCTGACGGAACGACTACCCGAGATTAACCCCGAACTCGCCAGTCAAGTAAAGGAAATTTTGGAATATCACAAGTCGATCCGTCATTTAAGGGGAGGAGAAGCCACCAAGATCAAATATAAACGAAAGCATAAGCAGAAGGAAAACGTTCGTGGAAAAAATATCACAAAGGTAAGTATCACCACTTAA
- a CDS encoding M23 family metallopeptidase encodes MKPEKPNKPIQMDNAKQGIRWKRLFAKKWAFPAIYLAAAALILTVVWLYQNAQESRVTKPGTDVQISHNTVPVDQKAEQMTAPVAKTADADAQMGYYDDTSSAKVKEKALVKYANTYWPHSGIDYARKDGKSFDVIAALSGKVIRVEHNPLVGQQVEIQHKNGLITVYQSLTDIRVKVGQEVKQGDVIAQAGRNNFEKEAGVHLHFEVRKGNQSVQPELYLK; translated from the coding sequence ATGAAACCAGAAAAACCAAATAAACCGATCCAAATGGACAATGCGAAGCAGGGAATCCGATGGAAACGCCTGTTTGCGAAGAAATGGGCTTTTCCGGCCATCTACCTCGCAGCTGCCGCACTCATTCTCACCGTGGTTTGGTTGTACCAAAACGCGCAAGAGTCCAGGGTAACCAAACCCGGAACGGATGTGCAAATCAGCCACAATACCGTGCCGGTCGATCAAAAAGCCGAACAAATGACGGCACCGGTCGCCAAGACCGCCGATGCCGACGCGCAAATGGGCTACTATGACGATACCTCATCCGCCAAAGTCAAAGAAAAGGCATTGGTGAAATACGCCAATACGTATTGGCCGCATTCAGGAATCGACTATGCCCGCAAAGACGGTAAAAGTTTCGATGTGATCGCCGCATTGAGCGGAAAAGTGATTCGAGTGGAGCATAATCCGTTGGTCGGTCAGCAAGTGGAGATTCAGCACAAAAACGGTTTGATCACCGTATACCAAAGTTTGACGGATATCCGCGTCAAAGTGGGTCAAGAGGTCAAACAAGGTGATGTCATCGCCCAAGCCGGAAGAAATAACTTTGAGAAAGAAGCCGGTGTCCACCTCCATTTTGAGGTACGGAAGGGCAATCAATCTGTACAGCCGGAACTGTACTTGAAATAA
- the spoIID gene encoding stage II sporulation protein D, whose translation MHKGFVVYVVVFLSVMLAVPALVTYFDASTAPHPKKPIRLTHDAHEPMIRVFLTKERRVVAIPLESYIRGVVAAEMPADFHLEALKAQAMAARTYIAERLAKGDFTDMRSYGAAAEDAQVTDSPDHQAFMTDEQLKMEWKDRYPSYSNRVNQAVQETRGKILLYGGKPIYAAFFSTSNGQTENAEDYFRQSYPYLRSVPSPWDRQSPKYQAQIRIAMSEVVHRLESFTGKKLIAQSLSGAKWISGAERTKSDRIRRIRIGDQWFTGRQVREALGLPSTDFTWSIRGGTILFITQGYGHGVGMSQWGANLLAKQGRSAVEIVQYYYRGVTIGHWP comes from the coding sequence ATGCACAAAGGATTTGTGGTTTATGTGGTTGTGTTTCTCTCAGTGATGCTGGCTGTCCCCGCATTGGTAACCTATTTTGATGCATCGACCGCACCCCATCCGAAAAAACCCATCCGGTTGACACATGATGCACATGAACCGATGATCCGCGTCTTTTTGACCAAAGAACGGCGTGTCGTGGCAATCCCGCTTGAATCCTATATTCGGGGTGTGGTAGCGGCGGAGATGCCGGCCGACTTTCACTTGGAGGCGCTGAAAGCTCAAGCGATGGCGGCACGTACCTATATTGCCGAACGACTGGCCAAGGGGGACTTTACCGATATGCGGTCGTACGGTGCGGCGGCCGAGGATGCACAAGTAACCGATTCTCCGGACCACCAAGCGTTTATGACGGACGAGCAGTTAAAAATGGAGTGGAAAGACCGATATCCCTCTTACTCAAACCGGGTCAACCAGGCGGTACAGGAAACACGGGGAAAAATTTTGTTATATGGGGGAAAACCGATCTATGCCGCCTTTTTCTCCACCAGCAACGGACAAACGGAAAACGCGGAAGATTATTTCCGTCAATCGTATCCCTATTTGCGTAGCGTACCATCTCCCTGGGATCGTCAATCGCCCAAGTACCAGGCGCAAATCCGGATTGCGATGAGCGAGGTCGTTCATCGTTTGGAATCATTTACCGGAAAGAAACTGATTGCCCAGTCCCTTTCGGGAGCCAAATGGATCAGCGGAGCGGAACGGACAAAAAGTGATCGCATCAGGAGAATCCGAATCGGGGACCAATGGTTTACCGGACGTCAGGTTCGGGAGGCGTTGGGATTGCCGTCCACGGATTTCACCTGGAGCATTCGTGGTGGTACCATCCTGTTCATCACCCAAGGTTACGGACACGGTGTCGGGATGAGCCAATGGGGGGCAAACCTCTTGGCCAAGCAGGGTAGGTCGGCGGTGGAGATCGTCCAATATTATTATCGTGGTGTGACCATTGGACATTGGCCATAA
- the murA gene encoding UDP-N-acetylglucosamine 1-carboxyvinyltransferase: MEKIIVRGGKKLKGRVKIHGAKNAVLPIIAASILASRGEIVIHDTPLLEDVKTITQLLQNLGAEAKLDEGSVRIRAEKLTTTQAPYDLVRKMRASFLVMGPLLARKKHARIPLPGGCAIGSRPIDQHLKGFEAMGAEFEIGQGFIEGRVPDRLRGARIYLDVASVGATENIMMAAALAEGRTIIENAAREPEIVDLANFLNAMGAQVRGAGTGTIRIDGVDFLRGTEYTVIPDRIEAGTYMIAAAITRGEVFVEGAIPDHINPLIAKLREMGVHVLEGENGVHVRAEGKLQPVDVKTLPYPGFPTDMQSQMMALLLTADGNSVVTETVFENRFMHVEEMKRMGAKIKINGRSAFIEGGHPLSGAEVKATDLRAGAALVLAGLAAEGTTVVTELHHIDRGYVQLVEKLQALGADIKRVKVDAEKDVSSVQPSYA, encoded by the coding sequence TTGGAAAAAATCATTGTTCGTGGCGGCAAGAAGTTGAAAGGCAGAGTGAAGATTCACGGTGCAAAGAACGCTGTCCTACCGATCATCGCCGCTTCCATTCTCGCATCGCGGGGAGAAATCGTCATCCATGACACTCCCCTGCTGGAAGACGTCAAAACGATCACCCAACTGCTCCAAAACTTGGGCGCGGAAGCGAAGCTGGACGAAGGATCCGTTCGCATCCGGGCGGAAAAGTTGACGACGACCCAGGCACCGTACGATTTGGTGCGGAAAATGCGCGCTTCGTTCCTGGTGATGGGGCCGTTGTTGGCGCGCAAGAAACATGCTCGCATTCCGTTGCCTGGTGGGTGTGCGATCGGCAGCCGTCCGATCGATCAGCATCTCAAAGGGTTTGAAGCGATGGGAGCCGAGTTTGAAATCGGCCAAGGGTTTATCGAGGGACGCGTGCCGGATCGTTTGCGGGGGGCACGTATCTATCTCGATGTGGCCAGTGTCGGAGCGACGGAAAACATCATGATGGCGGCAGCACTGGCGGAAGGGCGCACCATCATCGAAAATGCGGCGCGGGAACCGGAAATCGTTGATCTGGCCAATTTCCTGAACGCGATGGGTGCCCAAGTGCGGGGGGCCGGTACCGGGACGATCCGCATTGACGGGGTGGATTTCCTGCGGGGAACGGAATATACCGTCATTCCCGATCGGATCGAAGCCGGCACATACATGATTGCGGCAGCGATCACCCGTGGCGAAGTGTTTGTGGAGGGAGCAATTCCCGATCACATCAATCCGTTGATTGCCAAGCTTCGTGAAATGGGCGTCCATGTATTGGAAGGGGAGAATGGCGTCCATGTCCGTGCGGAAGGGAAACTGCAGCCAGTGGACGTCAAAACGCTGCCATATCCGGGCTTCCCGACTGATATGCAATCGCAGATGATGGCGTTGCTGCTGACGGCGGACGGGAACAGCGTGGTTACCGAGACCGTATTTGAAAACCGGTTCATGCACGTCGAAGAAATGAAACGCATGGGTGCGAAGATCAAAATCAATGGTCGCTCCGCCTTCATCGAAGGGGGCCATCCGCTGTCCGGTGCTGAAGTGAAAGCCACCGACCTGCGGGCGGGAGCTGCGCTTGTGTTGGCTGGACTGGCTGCAGAAGGCACGACGGTAGTAACGGAACTGCACCATATCGACAGGGGCTACGTTCAGTTGGTGGAGAAATTGCAGGCATTGGGTGCGGATATCAAACGTGTGAAGGTGGACGCGGAGAAAGACGTATCCTCTGTGCAGCCCTCATATGCATAA
- a CDS encoding YwmB family TATA-box binding protein, whose translation MRSKWLTLTFALIILSTFIVASAPAAVPEQTLTHVFLEMGAQPERYVLHHGGRIAQVMEEHQVDDWTDELRQALGLSPVQRKEGDGLRWSASGWWGRNQRVELIVINDEPTKRWIQPYVSVRINGRGRPDAAFFRARQRLVKRLEQQGIAPRLHFSIQGHQELQPSNKEQWIQQAMKRMRAREVEALRTAPTTSVSCYSPLFPDGLNTQGGFMNLQVAARMDPLHHRIAVTMGTPIITIEY comes from the coding sequence ATGCGGTCCAAATGGTTGACACTCACGTTTGCACTGATTATTCTAAGTACGTTCATTGTTGCATCGGCTCCGGCAGCGGTGCCGGAACAAACGCTGACCCATGTGTTTTTGGAAATGGGCGCACAACCGGAGCGATACGTGTTGCACCATGGCGGGCGAATCGCTCAGGTGATGGAAGAACACCAAGTGGACGATTGGACGGATGAATTGCGGCAGGCTTTGGGTTTGTCGCCGGTTCAGCGTAAGGAAGGAGACGGTCTGCGTTGGTCCGCCTCCGGCTGGTGGGGGCGAAACCAACGGGTGGAATTGATCGTTATCAACGATGAGCCTACTAAGCGGTGGATTCAACCGTACGTATCGGTTCGCATCAATGGTCGGGGACGTCCTGACGCGGCATTTTTCCGCGCCCGGCAACGTCTCGTCAAACGATTGGAACAGCAGGGAATCGCGCCCAGGTTGCACTTCTCGATTCAAGGACACCAGGAGTTGCAACCGTCAAATAAAGAGCAGTGGATCCAGCAAGCGATGAAGCGAATGCGCGCGCGGGAGGTGGAAGCGCTGCGCACGGCGCCGACCACCAGCGTTTCCTGTTATTCCCCCTTGTTCCCCGATGGATTGAACACGCAGGGCGGTTTCATGAATCTGCAGGTTGCAGCACGTATGGACCCCCTGCACCATCGTATTGCCGTGACCATGGGGACTCCGATCATCACCATAGAATACTAG
- a CDS encoding DUF1146 family protein: MVDGATSLGVTALVNIILSLVSIAFSWWALTNLRLDVFMRQPKSVQAHALMILLSVVLGHGLASFLIDYMGWSRLISQMF; encoded by the coding sequence ATGGTGGATGGGGCGACAAGCTTAGGCGTGACCGCTCTTGTCAACATCATCCTTTCGCTCGTCAGCATCGCTTTCAGCTGGTGGGCACTGACCAATCTCCGGTTGGATGTCTTTATGCGCCAACCCAAATCAGTGCAGGCTCATGCGTTGATGATCCTGCTGTCGGTGGTGCTGGGACACGGGCTGGCATCCTTTTTGATCGACTATATGGGTTGGTCTCGTCTGATCAGTCAGATGTTTTAA
- a CDS encoding phage holin family protein — translation MNDNTLISYFLFKWVLYAIVMEIANLTLKQMEIVHWGHLIVSAGVIAGVTAWLDHVLIRHMSRFSLALIDLFAIALLLYAIQFLFISFSLDTHSSLAVGLVLAIAEWFFHRYGIRWR, via the coding sequence GTGAACGACAATACATTGATTTCCTACTTTCTCTTCAAATGGGTGCTGTACGCCATCGTGATGGAGATCGCCAATCTCACCTTGAAACAAATGGAAATCGTCCATTGGGGGCACTTGATCGTTTCGGCGGGGGTGATCGCCGGTGTGACCGCATGGCTGGATCACGTCCTGATTCGCCACATGAGCCGGTTCTCATTGGCATTGATCGATCTGTTTGCCATCGCTTTATTGTTGTACGCAATCCAATTTTTGTTCATTTCGTTTTCCCTGGACACCCATTCCTCCTTGGCCGTCGGTCTGGTACTGGCCATTGCCGAATGGTTCTTTCACCGGTATGGGATCCGATGGCGCTGA
- a CDS encoding NADH-quinone oxidoreductase subunit N, with the protein MEKALAHIDWSAMTPELILVTAAALLIVLELLLPDETSRDWLGWVALLAVVGAGMYVVVHFGGATVDLLQGSYRTDPVAQSFKLVLLGGSALILVLSLSGENREGIGARGEYYFLLLTAVLGGSVMTSSADLVTLFVGLELLSISSYILAGIRKQRTDSNEAAWKYVVLGGVSSAFILYGMSFVYGLTGSTNLFVVQQRIVEAYQTGYAPFVLLSLFLMMLGFGFKIAAAPFHMWAPDVYQGSPTSVTAFLAAVSKTAAFALVTRVVLVVYLQLIQLRVWEEIITPLLLVIAGASMIVGNAVALRQTNVKRLMAYSGIAQAGYVLVPLASLGMALFESTLFYLLAYSLITVSVFAVIMVVERDSEHGELSAFAGLYRRSPLVALAMTLLVLSLAGIPVTAGFFGKFYLLINAIATQHFWIAAVMVVTTVVSYFYYFEFIRQMYFRPAPKGNPLAIPIGTAIVIGIGVIGTVGLGLFPNAILHALGQLKWAEVLSIPQTPPGP; encoded by the coding sequence ATGGAAAAAGCCTTGGCACACATCGACTGGTCGGCGATGACACCCGAATTGATCCTCGTCACCGCTGCCGCCCTGCTGATCGTGCTGGAGCTGTTGTTACCGGATGAGACTTCCCGCGATTGGCTGGGGTGGGTTGCCCTGTTGGCCGTCGTCGGGGCGGGGATGTACGTGGTCGTTCACTTCGGAGGAGCGACGGTGGATCTTCTTCAAGGATCATATCGGACGGACCCGGTGGCCCAATCGTTCAAACTGGTGTTGTTGGGCGGGTCGGCTCTGATTCTGGTGTTGTCCCTGTCCGGAGAAAATCGGGAAGGGATCGGAGCGCGGGGAGAATATTACTTCCTGCTGCTCACGGCTGTGTTGGGTGGCTCAGTGATGACATCCTCGGCCGATTTGGTCACGCTGTTTGTCGGGTTGGAGCTGTTGAGCATCTCTTCCTACATCCTTGCGGGAATCCGAAAACAGCGGACGGACTCCAATGAAGCCGCCTGGAAATACGTTGTCCTGGGCGGTGTCTCATCCGCGTTCATCCTGTACGGGATGTCATTCGTGTACGGCCTGACGGGTAGCACCAATCTGTTTGTGGTCCAGCAGCGGATCGTGGAGGCGTACCAAACCGGTTACGCACCGTTCGTGTTGCTGTCGTTGTTTTTGATGATGTTGGGATTCGGGTTTAAAATCGCCGCTGCACCGTTTCACATGTGGGCGCCCGATGTGTATCAGGGTTCCCCGACATCAGTTACCGCATTTTTGGCGGCCGTGTCCAAAACGGCAGCCTTTGCTTTGGTAACCCGGGTTGTGTTGGTGGTCTATCTGCAGTTGATCCAGCTTCGCGTGTGGGAGGAGATCATTACGCCGCTGTTGCTGGTGATCGCGGGTGCATCCATGATCGTCGGCAATGCCGTCGCATTGCGTCAGACCAATGTCAAACGTCTGATGGCGTATTCTGGTATCGCCCAGGCTGGATATGTGCTGGTGCCGCTCGCGTCACTGGGGATGGCGCTTTTTGAAAGCACCCTGTTTTATCTGCTCGCCTATTCACTGATAACAGTCAGTGTGTTTGCGGTGATCATGGTGGTGGAGCGCGATTCCGAACACGGTGAACTGAGCGCCTTTGCCGGCCTATATAGAAGATCACCGCTGGTGGCGCTTGCTATGACCTTGTTGGTGCTTTCGCTGGCGGGCATTCCAGTCACGGCAGGATTTTTTGGCAAATTCTACCTCCTGATCAACGCCATCGCAACCCAGCACTTTTGGATTGCTGCAGTGATGGTGGTAACCACGGTTGTTTCCTATTTCTACTACTTTGAATTTATCCGACAGATGTACTTCCGTCCGGCACCGAAGGGGAATCCGCTGGCCATCCCCATCGGAACGGCGATCGTGATCGGAATCGGTGTGATCGGCACAGTCGGATTGGGGTTGTTCCCGAATGCGATTCTTCACGCATTGGGACAACTGAAATGGGCGGAAGTTCTGTCGATTCCGCAGACACCTCCGGGGCCCTAA